In Chryseobacterium lactis, a single genomic region encodes these proteins:
- a CDS encoding enoyl-ACP reductase FabI, whose product MSYGLLKGKKGIIFGALNEQSIAWKVAERCHEEGAEFILSNAPIALRMGELNGLAEKTGSEVIAADATSIEDLEKLFDAATAKFGKIDFILHSIGMSINVRKGKHYTEMNYDWLEKGWDISAVSFHKVMRVAWEKDCMNEWGSILALTYIAAQRTFPDYNDMSDNKAYLESIARTFGNYWGERKVRVNTVSQSPTMTTAGSGVKGFGGFLGYAEDMSPLGNATALECADYCVTLFSDLTKKVTMQNLFHDGGFSSSGVTQKVISKYDLEK is encoded by the coding sequence ATGTCATACGGTTTACTTAAAGGCAAAAAGGGAATTATTTTTGGAGCCCTTAATGAACAATCCATCGCATGGAAAGTTGCTGAAAGATGCCATGAAGAAGGTGCAGAATTCATCTTATCTAATGCGCCTATTGCTTTAAGAATGGGAGAATTGAATGGTTTAGCAGAAAAAACAGGTTCTGAAGTGATTGCTGCTGACGCTACTTCTATAGAAGATCTTGAAAAACTTTTTGATGCAGCGACCGCAAAATTTGGAAAAATAGATTTTATTCTTCACTCTATCGGTATGTCTATCAACGTAAGAAAAGGAAAGCACTATACTGAAATGAATTATGATTGGTTGGAAAAAGGCTGGGATATTTCAGCGGTTTCTTTCCATAAGGTAATGCGTGTAGCGTGGGAAAAAGACTGTATGAACGAATGGGGAAGTATTTTGGCACTTACTTATATCGCAGCGCAAAGAACATTCCCGGACTATAATGACATGTCTGATAATAAAGCATATCTGGAAAGTATCGCAAGAACTTTCGGAAATTATTGGGGAGAAAGAAAAGTACGTGTAAATACGGTTTCTCAGTCTCCTACAATGACGACTGCCGGAAGCGGTGTGAAAGGTTTCGGAGGATTCCTTGGTTATGCAGAAGATATGTCTCCTCTTGGAAATGCAACGGCCCTTGAATGTGCAGATTATTGTGTTACCCTTTTCTCTGATCTTACTAAAAAAGTGACTATGCAGAATCTTTTCCATGATGGAGGTTTCAGCAGCTCAGGAGTTACTCAGAAAGTAATCAGCAAATATGATCTTGAAAAATAG
- a CDS encoding DNA-3-methyladenine glycosylase I has protein sequence MEKIRCGWCEKDDLYRKYHDEEWGRPVYDDETIFEFLILESFQAGLSWYTILSKRDHFRKAFDHFNYKKMAAYGDQKIEELMNNSGIIRNRLKILAAVTNAQKFMEVQKEFGSFSKYIWGFTDGKPVDNNPQTLADIPATTEISDIISKDLKKRGFKFVGSTVVYAHMQATGMVNDHLKSCFTRK, from the coding sequence ATGGAAAAAATACGCTGTGGCTGGTGCGAAAAAGACGATCTGTACAGGAAATATCATGATGAAGAGTGGGGAAGACCTGTATACGATGATGAAACTATATTTGAATTTCTGATCCTTGAAAGTTTTCAGGCGGGATTGAGCTGGTATACTATTTTATCAAAAAGAGATCACTTCAGAAAAGCCTTTGATCATTTTAACTATAAAAAAATGGCTGCTTATGGTGATCAAAAGATCGAAGAACTCATGAATAATTCCGGAATTATCAGAAACAGACTTAAAATATTGGCTGCTGTTACCAATGCACAGAAATTTATGGAAGTGCAAAAGGAATTTGGAAGCTTTTCAAAATATATCTGGGGTTTTACAGACGGAAAGCCTGTAGACAATAATCCTCAAACTTTAGCAGACATTCCTGCTACAACCGAAATTTCAGATATCATTTCAAAAGATTTGAAAAAAAGAGGGTTTAAATTTGTGGGTTCGACAGTGGTTTATGCTCATATGCAGGCTACCGGAATGGTAAATGACCATCTTAAAAGCTGTTTCACTAGAAAATAA